Proteins from a genomic interval of Trifolium pratense cultivar HEN17-A07 linkage group LG6, ARS_RC_1.1, whole genome shotgun sequence:
- the LOC123892996 gene encoding suppressor protein SRP40 isoform X2, translating into MIKRRFFKIDHGDKDGSDPSSSSSDEDYDNQVAEVSHDSDNDNDNDNDDEVSSVSSGYKSEDSSANEIEANSIEANSAGLLSSEDEAGTINEREMLINKELPSESDSEKPNVMAETKPLSADIPTTYVLKFKSVFKCRICPRIICLTEDTLRNHLQSKRHARSEKLHREGRLKAILNSDGEIEDLEVSEDESEDTENDKGPKLHKKKFKKHKKEVAEIQTDDTEDNTTKNEKGSKLHMKRLRNKKNDNGNSRRKMRSAKGSSKRNRRK; encoded by the exons ATGATAAAGAGGAGATTCTTTAAGATTGATCATGGTGATAAGGATGGTTCCGatccttcttcttcatcctcagaTGAAGATTATGATAATCAAGTTGCTGAAGTAAGCCACGACagtgataatgataatgataacgataatgatgatgaagttagCTCAGTATCTTCTG GATATAAAAGTGAGGATAGTTCTGCCAATGAAATTGAAGCAAACTCTATTGAAGCAAACTCTGCAG GACTGCTATCTAGTGAAGATGAGGCTGGAACTATAAATGAAAGAGAAATGCTTATTAACAAGGAGTTGCCTAGTGAATCTGACTCTGAAAAGCCTAATGTTATGGCTGAAACGAAACCCCTATCAGCAGATATACCAACCACCTATGTCTTAAAATTCAAATCAGTTTTTAAGTGCAGGATATGTCCTCGGATTATATGTTTGACTGAGGACACTTTGCGGAATCATCTTCAATCAAAG AGACATGCTCGATCTGAAAAACTACATAGGGAAGGTAGACTGAAGGCCATTCTCAACAGTGATGGTGAAATAGAGGACCTAGAGGTCTCAGAAGATGAATCCGAGGATACTGAG AATGACAAAGGACCAAAGCTGCAcaagaagaaatttaaaaagcaCAAAAAAGAGGTTGCAGAGATCCAAACCGATGATACTGAG gATAATACGACgaagaatgaaaaaggatcGAAGCTGCATATGAAGAGATTGAGAAATAAG AAAAATGACAACGGAAACTCAAGGAGGAAAATGCGATCAGCAAAAGGGTCATCCAAGAGAAACCGCAGAAAATGA
- the LOC123892996 gene encoding suppressor protein SRP40 isoform X1: MIKRRFFKIDHGDKDGSDPSSSSSDEDYDNQVAEVSHDSDNDNDNDNDDEVSSVSSGYKSEDSSANEIEANSIEANSAGLLSSEDEAGTINEREMLINKELPSESDSEKPNVMAETKPLSADIPTTYVLKFKSVFKCRICPRIICLTEDTLRNHLQSKRHARSEKLHREGRLKAILNSDGEIEDLEVSEDESEDTEKNDKGPKLHKKKFKKHKKEVAEIQTDDTEDNTTKNEKGSKLHMKRLRNKKNDNGNSRRKMRSAKGSSKRNRRK; encoded by the exons ATGATAAAGAGGAGATTCTTTAAGATTGATCATGGTGATAAGGATGGTTCCGatccttcttcttcatcctcagaTGAAGATTATGATAATCAAGTTGCTGAAGTAAGCCACGACagtgataatgataatgataacgataatgatgatgaagttagCTCAGTATCTTCTG GATATAAAAGTGAGGATAGTTCTGCCAATGAAATTGAAGCAAACTCTATTGAAGCAAACTCTGCAG GACTGCTATCTAGTGAAGATGAGGCTGGAACTATAAATGAAAGAGAAATGCTTATTAACAAGGAGTTGCCTAGTGAATCTGACTCTGAAAAGCCTAATGTTATGGCTGAAACGAAACCCCTATCAGCAGATATACCAACCACCTATGTCTTAAAATTCAAATCAGTTTTTAAGTGCAGGATATGTCCTCGGATTATATGTTTGACTGAGGACACTTTGCGGAATCATCTTCAATCAAAG AGACATGCTCGATCTGAAAAACTACATAGGGAAGGTAGACTGAAGGCCATTCTCAACAGTGATGGTGAAATAGAGGACCTAGAGGTCTCAGAAGATGAATCCGAGGATACTGAG AAGAATGACAAAGGACCAAAGCTGCAcaagaagaaatttaaaaagcaCAAAAAAGAGGTTGCAGAGATCCAAACCGATGATACTGAG gATAATACGACgaagaatgaaaaaggatcGAAGCTGCATATGAAGAGATTGAGAAATAAG AAAAATGACAACGGAAACTCAAGGAGGAAAATGCGATCAGCAAAAGGGTCATCCAAGAGAAACCGCAGAAAATGA
- the LOC123892996 gene encoding suppressor protein SRP40 isoform X3 — translation MIKRRFFKIDHGDKDGSDPSSSSSDEDYDNQVAEVSHDSDNDNDNDNDDEVSSVSSGYKSEDSSANEIEANSIEANSAGLLSSEDEAGTINEREMLINKELPSESDSEKPNVMAETKPLSADIPTTYVLKFKSVFKCRICPRIICLTEDTLRNHLQSKRHARSEKLHREGRLKAILNSDGEIEDLEVSEDESEDTEDNTTKNEKGSKLHMKRLRNKKNDNGNSRRKMRSAKGSSKRNRRK, via the exons ATGATAAAGAGGAGATTCTTTAAGATTGATCATGGTGATAAGGATGGTTCCGatccttcttcttcatcctcagaTGAAGATTATGATAATCAAGTTGCTGAAGTAAGCCACGACagtgataatgataatgataacgataatgatgatgaagttagCTCAGTATCTTCTG GATATAAAAGTGAGGATAGTTCTGCCAATGAAATTGAAGCAAACTCTATTGAAGCAAACTCTGCAG GACTGCTATCTAGTGAAGATGAGGCTGGAACTATAAATGAAAGAGAAATGCTTATTAACAAGGAGTTGCCTAGTGAATCTGACTCTGAAAAGCCTAATGTTATGGCTGAAACGAAACCCCTATCAGCAGATATACCAACCACCTATGTCTTAAAATTCAAATCAGTTTTTAAGTGCAGGATATGTCCTCGGATTATATGTTTGACTGAGGACACTTTGCGGAATCATCTTCAATCAAAG AGACATGCTCGATCTGAAAAACTACATAGGGAAGGTAGACTGAAGGCCATTCTCAACAGTGATGGTGAAATAGAGGACCTAGAGGTCTCAGAAGATGAATCCGAGGATACTGAG gATAATACGACgaagaatgaaaaaggatcGAAGCTGCATATGAAGAGATTGAGAAATAAG AAAAATGACAACGGAAACTCAAGGAGGAAAATGCGATCAGCAAAAGGGTCATCCAAGAGAAACCGCAGAAAATGA